Genomic segment of Steroidobacter denitrificans:
ATCTTCATGAAACGCACCGGTCAAGCGCGCCTCCACGACGAGCGCAATCAGCACTGCGACGAGACGCGGCCACCACTGCTCGACAAGGATGATGGTGAGCGCCGTGATGGCCCCGATGAGCGATCCTACGAACGGAAACCAGATCACTGCGCGTTTGAGCCCATCGAGAACCGCCTCGCGCGACAAGGAACTCACGGCAGGTATGGGTATGCGCGTAAGAAACTGAACAGCCAGCAGCGGCAACGCCCAATGCGGACACTCAGTCTTCACGCGGCACGCCCAGTCCATCGAGCGAGGCGACATCGCGAAGCAACGAAACCGCACTGTCGAGCAGCGGCAGTGCGATCAAAGCCCCGGTTCCTTCGCCGAGCCGCATGTTCCAATCGAGCAACGGTCTCAGGCCCAAGGCTGCAAGTGCACTACCGTGACCGGGTTCGGAAGACAGATGCGAGGCGACCATGCATGCAGCCGTGTCGGATTGCAGGGTGGCGGCGATCAATGCCGCCGCGGTGGCCACATAGCCGTCGATCAGCACCACCACGTCGTGCCGGGCGCTTTCGGCAAAGAATCCTGCCATCGCCGCCATCTCAAAGCCAGCGACCGAAGCAATCGCCTTCCGCGTGTCTTGTCTCAGTATTTTCCGCGCCTTTGCGGAAGCTTCGGCCACGATCTCCTTCTTGATGCGGAGAATGACATCATCGGCGCCGGCACCGCGACCGGTCGCCTGCTCCGCCGACACTTCGGCCAGCAAGCTGGTGAGACAGGCCGCAGCCGTCGTATTACCGATACCCATCTCTCCAGCGATGAGAACCTTGTAGCCATTCTCGATGGCTGCCTGGGCTT
This window contains:
- the cobT gene encoding nicotinate-nucleotide--dimethylbenzimidazole phosphoribosyltransferase, which translates into the protein MTTETDIWAHLDALAKPKRSLGKLEELAARIARIQKTLEPVVRPRRLVLFAADHGVVASGVSAWSPEVTALMVRTIVAGRSASAALAGTHRCDLRIVDVGVSTSLDDLCASNFTQARVAHGTRDLSKEPAMTADEFDAAWNVGVREAQAAIENGYKVLIAGEMGIGNTTAAACLTSLLAEVSAEQATGRGAGADDVILRIKKEIVAEASAKARKILRQDTRKAIASVAGFEMAAMAGFFAESARHDVVVLIDGYVATAAALIAATLQSDTAACMVASHLSSEPGHGSALAALGLRPLLDWNMRLGEGTGALIALPLLDSAVSLLRDVASLDGLGVPRED